In Actinomycetota bacterium, the following are encoded in one genomic region:
- a CDS encoding NADP oxidoreductase, with protein MRSPVADRALRVAIVGAGPSGIYAADALTADGAHSVDIFDRLPAPFGLVRYGVAPDHLSIRSVRGTLEKVFDHPTVRFLGNVEVGRDVTVAELHDHYDAIVFTYGAARDRRLGIPGEDLVGSIAATDLVAWYCGHPEAPRELIEDALAHANAAVVVGVGNVAVDVTRVLAKTVPELDHTDMPQHVLDQLARSTITDVYLLGRRGPVHATFTTKELRELGELVEADPVVLEHDLQLDDASRAALAANRVAVRNVDVLAEWSARAPAGRPRRIHARFWSRPVEIVGVDRVEGVVVERTELDENGAVRGTGVIETVPAQLVVRSVGYRGIPLAGLPFDADRNVVPSEDGRVLRDGAVVTGEYVAGWIKRGPTGIIGTNKKDAAASVASLLADAAGLPRPASPEPAAIDALLAERGVAVVDLPGWQAIDVAEQELGALYGRPRTTHHDRDTMLKISRGTPPA; from the coding sequence GTGAGGAGCCCCGTGGCAGACCGTGCTCTCCGTGTGGCCATCGTCGGAGCCGGCCCGTCCGGCATCTATGCAGCCGATGCGCTGACCGCCGACGGCGCCCACAGCGTCGACATCTTCGATCGCCTGCCCGCCCCGTTCGGCCTGGTGCGGTACGGCGTCGCTCCGGACCACCTGAGTATCCGGTCGGTGCGGGGCACGCTGGAGAAGGTCTTCGACCACCCGACGGTGCGGTTCCTCGGCAACGTCGAGGTGGGCCGCGACGTCACCGTCGCGGAGCTGCACGACCACTACGACGCGATCGTCTTCACCTACGGCGCGGCTCGCGACCGACGGCTCGGCATCCCTGGTGAGGATCTCGTGGGCAGCATCGCCGCCACCGATCTGGTGGCCTGGTACTGCGGCCATCCGGAGGCCCCGCGAGAGCTGATCGAGGATGCCCTCGCGCACGCCAACGCGGCCGTCGTCGTCGGGGTCGGCAATGTGGCGGTCGACGTGACCCGGGTGCTCGCCAAGACGGTCCCCGAACTCGATCACACCGACATGCCGCAGCACGTCTTGGACCAGCTGGCCCGCAGCACGATCACCGACGTGTATCTGCTGGGCCGCCGCGGGCCGGTGCACGCCACCTTCACCACCAAGGAACTGCGGGAACTCGGCGAACTGGTCGAGGCGGACCCGGTCGTGCTGGAACACGATCTGCAACTGGACGACGCGTCCCGGGCGGCGTTGGCCGCCAACCGGGTCGCGGTGCGCAACGTCGACGTCCTGGCCGAATGGTCGGCTCGTGCTCCGGCCGGGCGGCCCCGCCGTATCCACGCCCGGTTCTGGTCGCGGCCGGTGGAGATCGTGGGCGTGGACCGCGTCGAGGGCGTCGTGGTGGAACGCACCGAGCTGGACGAGAACGGCGCGGTCCGCGGTACCGGGGTGATCGAGACGGTGCCCGCCCAGCTGGTGGTCCGCTCCGTCGGCTACCGGGGGATCCCGTTGGCCGGCCTGCCGTTCGACGCGGACCGCAACGTCGTGCCCAGTGAGGACGGCCGGGTGCTGCGCGATGGCGCGGTGGTGACGGGCGAGTACGTCGCCGGCTGGATCAAGCGAGGGCCCACCGGGATCATCGGCACCAACAAGAAGGATGCCGCGGCCTCTGTCGCCTCCTTGCTGGCCGATGCTGCCGGTCTGCCGCGGCCGGCGTCGCCGGAGCCGGCCGCCATCGATGCGCTACTGGCCGAGCGCGGCGTGGCCGTGGTGGACCTGCCGGGCTGGCAGGCGATCGACGTCGCCGAGCAGGAACTCGGCGCGTTGTACGGGCGGCCCCGGACCACCCACCACGACCGCGACACGATGCTGAAGATCAGCCGCGGGACACCGCCGGCCTGA
- a CDS encoding sucrase ferredoxin, with translation MAGATTNVPAQGQPPSCSAAAALLDEPLVATAPVASAWVVLEQAGPWGRQALQSSHLDAELGEALAKASDGTGTTILLARRPGRHADDHSPDHTTDRDAAVAADPGTDRAVSRAGGGTDREGPGVGRSTAGARRVWVAHTAPGGMRMREAMITDPAELLGWDFAAIARGELPPVGRRTTEPVMFVCTNARRDVCCALAGLPLARDLAADPLLAERIWEASHIGGHRFAPTVLVLPHGTVHGRLDSASARALLSAVDSGELPLEHYRGRSSFRRPLQAAEFAVRRAHPRTRIDDLDVLLVRPTGVVSSAPAGPAPGPTPPLCRTEVRHRDGRAWRVDVVRTVAAPPRPESCGKADVMPEVFVAATPRRIPDWC, from the coding sequence ATGGCCGGCGCGACGACGAACGTGCCGGCGCAAGGGCAGCCGCCGTCCTGCAGCGCTGCGGCCGCGTTGCTCGACGAGCCGCTGGTCGCCACCGCACCGGTGGCCAGCGCCTGGGTCGTCCTCGAGCAGGCCGGTCCGTGGGGGCGGCAGGCGTTGCAGAGCAGCCACCTGGACGCCGAACTCGGCGAGGCGCTGGCCAAGGCCAGCGACGGCACCGGGACCACGATCCTGCTGGCACGCCGGCCGGGCCGGCACGCCGACGACCACAGCCCAGACCACACCACTGACCGGGACGCCGCTGTCGCTGCGGACCCCGGTACCGACCGTGCAGTCAGCCGTGCTGGCGGCGGCACCGACCGCGAAGGCCCGGGTGTCGGGCGGTCCACGGCCGGCGCGCGCCGGGTGTGGGTCGCCCACACCGCCCCCGGCGGGATGCGGATGCGGGAGGCGATGATCACCGACCCCGCCGAGCTGCTCGGATGGGACTTCGCCGCCATCGCCCGCGGTGAACTGCCCCCGGTGGGGCGGCGTACCACCGAGCCGGTGATGTTCGTGTGTACCAACGCCCGGCGCGACGTGTGCTGCGCCCTGGCCGGGTTGCCGCTGGCTCGCGACCTGGCGGCCGATCCGCTGCTGGCGGAACGGATCTGGGAGGCGTCGCACATCGGCGGCCACCGGTTCGCACCGACCGTGCTCGTCCTGCCGCACGGCACCGTGCACGGCCGGCTGGACAGTGCGTCCGCCCGGGCCCTGCTGAGCGCGGTCGACTCCGGCGAGCTGCCGCTGGAGCACTACCGCGGCCGGTCGTCGTTCCGTCGCCCGCTGCAGGCCGCTGAGTTCGCCGTACGCCGGGCGCATCCGCGGACACGTATCGACGACCTGGACGTGCTGCTGGTACGTCCGACCGGGGTGGTCTCCTCGGCGCCGGCAGGGCCGGCGCCCGGGCCGACGCCACCGTTGTGCCGCACCGAGGTCCGGCACCGCGACGGCCGTGCCTGGCGGGTCGACGTCGTCCGCACCGTCGCCGCGCCGCCACGGCCGGAGTCGTGCGGCAAGGCCGACGTCATGCCGGAGGTGTTCGTCGCGGCCACGCCGCGACGGATCCCCGACTGGTGCTGA
- a CDS encoding DNA topoisomerase IV subunit A has translation MARRTTPPPADVPERIVDVDVADEMRGSFLEYAYSVIYSRALPDARDGLKPVQRRILFQMAEMGLRPDRGHVKSARVVGEVMGRLHPHGDSAIYDALVRMAQGFSLRLPLIDPHGNFGTPDDGPAAMRYTECRLAEPATAMTVGLDEDVVDFVPNYDGQEREPVVLPAAIPNLLVNGASGIAVGMATTMPPHNLGEVVAAARYLLTHPRAGLDDLLRFIPGPDLPTGGIVTGLDGIREAYATGRGAFRIRARARVEQVSARRRGIVITELPYTVGPEKVIEKITELVRSKKLQGIADITDLTDGEHGLHLVVEVKNGFHPEAVLEQLYRLTPLEDSFSINNVALVDGQPRTLSLPQLLQVFLDHRSDVVRRRTVYRRARASDRLHLVEGLLVAILDIDEVIAVIRSSDDTAAARERLRQVFDLSEVQATYILDMPLRRLTRFSRIELEQEQEQLRTTIATLTEILDDDRRLRKVVSDELAEVSKAYATPRRTVLLESVGAVASPATPLEVTDDPCWVLLSSTGLLARTTTAEPIPATGARTAHDVTVSAVRTTARGHVGVVTTAGRVLRLPVLELPALPPTADRPALSGGAPLGALLDLPAGEQGIALTSLAEQSAGLALGTRSGIVKRVVPDVPANKDDWPVIRLDAGDAVVGAVELDSGEEDLVFVSSDAQLLRFSAATVRPQGRSAGGVAGIKLAAGAVAVHFTAVRPADAAVVVTLAGSAAALPGTDLGSVKVTPYAVYPPKGRATGGVRCHRLLRGQDGLVLAWVGIGPPLAATAAGRPVDLPEPDSRRDGSGTAPAQPVAAVGGQL, from the coding sequence ATGGCCCGCCGGACCACCCCCCCACCGGCCGACGTCCCCGAGCGGATCGTCGACGTGGACGTCGCCGACGAGATGCGCGGGTCGTTCCTGGAGTACGCCTACTCCGTCATCTACTCCCGGGCGCTGCCGGACGCGCGCGACGGGCTGAAGCCGGTGCAGCGCCGCATCCTGTTCCAGATGGCCGAGATGGGCCTGCGACCCGACCGTGGCCACGTCAAGAGCGCCCGCGTCGTCGGCGAGGTCATGGGCCGGTTGCACCCGCACGGCGACAGCGCCATCTACGACGCGCTGGTCCGCATGGCGCAGGGATTCTCGCTGCGCCTGCCGCTGATCGATCCGCACGGCAACTTCGGTACGCCCGACGACGGTCCGGCGGCCATGCGCTACACCGAGTGCCGGCTCGCCGAACCGGCGACGGCGATGACCGTCGGCCTCGACGAGGACGTCGTCGACTTCGTACCCAACTACGACGGCCAGGAGCGGGAGCCGGTCGTGCTCCCCGCGGCGATCCCGAACCTGCTGGTCAACGGTGCCTCGGGGATTGCCGTCGGCATGGCCACCACGATGCCGCCGCACAACCTCGGCGAGGTCGTGGCAGCAGCGCGCTACCTGCTCACACACCCCCGGGCCGGCCTGGACGACCTGCTCCGCTTCATCCCCGGCCCGGACCTTCCCACCGGCGGCATCGTGACCGGACTCGACGGCATCCGGGAGGCCTACGCGACCGGGCGGGGCGCGTTCCGGATCCGGGCGCGCGCCCGGGTCGAGCAGGTCAGCGCTCGCCGCCGCGGCATCGTCATCACGGAACTGCCGTACACGGTCGGCCCGGAGAAGGTCATCGAGAAGATCACCGAGCTGGTCCGCAGCAAGAAGCTGCAGGGCATCGCCGACATCACCGACCTCACCGACGGCGAGCACGGCCTGCACCTGGTGGTCGAGGTGAAGAACGGTTTCCATCCCGAAGCCGTGCTCGAGCAGCTGTACCGGTTGACGCCGCTGGAGGACTCGTTCTCGATCAACAACGTGGCCCTGGTCGACGGGCAGCCGCGCACGTTGTCGTTGCCACAGCTGCTGCAGGTCTTCCTGGACCATCGCAGCGACGTCGTACGGCGCCGCACCGTGTACCGCCGAGCCCGCGCCAGCGACCGGCTGCACCTGGTCGAGGGGCTGCTGGTCGCCATCCTCGACATCGACGAGGTGATCGCGGTGATCCGCTCCAGCGACGACACGGCCGCCGCGCGGGAGCGGTTGCGACAGGTCTTCGACCTCAGCGAGGTGCAGGCGACGTACATCCTGGACATGCCACTGCGGCGGCTGACCCGCTTCTCCCGGATCGAGCTCGAGCAGGAGCAGGAGCAGTTGCGGACGACGATCGCCACGCTGACGGAAATCCTCGACGACGACCGCCGGCTGCGGAAGGTCGTGTCCGACGAACTGGCCGAGGTCAGCAAGGCCTACGCCACCCCACGCCGGACCGTGCTGCTGGAGTCCGTCGGGGCCGTGGCGAGCCCGGCGACCCCGCTGGAGGTCACCGACGATCCGTGCTGGGTGCTGCTGTCCTCGACGGGGCTGCTGGCACGGACCACCACCGCCGAGCCGATCCCGGCCACTGGGGCGCGCACCGCGCACGACGTGACGGTGTCCGCGGTCCGAACCACGGCGCGAGGCCACGTCGGAGTGGTGACGACTGCCGGCCGGGTGCTGCGGCTGCCGGTGCTCGAACTGCCGGCGCTGCCGCCCACCGCCGACCGTCCCGCGCTGTCCGGGGGCGCACCGCTCGGCGCGCTGCTGGACCTGCCGGCCGGTGAACAGGGCATCGCGCTGACCTCGCTGGCTGAGCAGTCGGCCGGTCTCGCGCTGGGGACGCGGTCCGGGATCGTCAAGCGCGTCGTGCCCGACGTACCGGCCAACAAGGACGACTGGCCGGTGATCCGGCTCGACGCCGGGGACGCCGTCGTGGGCGCGGTCGAACTGGACAGCGGCGAGGAGGACCTCGTCTTCGTGAGCTCGGACGCGCAACTGCTGCGCTTCAGCGCCGCCACAGTCCGGCCACAAGGCCGGTCGGCGGGCGGGGTCGCCGGGATCAAGCTGGCCGCGGGGGCGGTGGCCGTGCACTTCACCGCGGTACGACCAGCCGACGCGGCCGTCGTGGTCACGCTCGCCGGTTCGGCGGCGGCGCTGCCGGGCACCGATCTGGGGTCGGTCAAGGTCACGCCGTACGCCGTCTACCCGCCGAAGGGCCGGGCCACCGGAGGGGTGCGGTGCCATCGGTTGCTGCGCGGACAGGACGGTCTGGTCCTGGCCTGGGTCGGCATCGGTCCCCCGCTGGCGGCAACCGCCGCCGGCCGGCCGGTCGACCTGCCGGAACCGGATTCGCGACGAGACGGATCAGGGACGGCGCCGGCGCAGCCGGTGGCCGCGGTCGGAGGACAGCTGTGA
- a CDS encoding sugar kinase, with the protein MSDIVVLLEDAPDSGSTRDARIRTRGGGSGANTAAWLSHEGHATAYVGKVGDDGLGQHAKRDLAACGVDVHIAVDPLEHTGTCVVLVGPDGERTMLPDAGANGSLTPADLPEPLFVGGAHLHLSGYTLLHEGSRMAGLAALDQARRRGMTASVDPSSFGPLRDIGVARFLSWVDGVDLLLANREEACALAGEPDPETAGRSLAESFGTVVVTLGPDGALWLTRGAATVSAPTLAVDVVDTTGAGDAFTAGLLPAWVDGAEPALALAMGNRLASRAVSTVGARP; encoded by the coding sequence ATGAGCGACATCGTCGTCCTGCTCGAGGACGCGCCCGATTCCGGCAGCACCCGCGACGCTCGTATCCGCACCCGCGGCGGCGGGTCCGGCGCGAACACCGCGGCCTGGCTCTCGCACGAAGGCCACGCGACCGCCTACGTCGGCAAGGTCGGTGACGACGGCCTCGGGCAGCACGCCAAGCGCGACCTCGCTGCCTGCGGAGTGGACGTCCACATCGCGGTGGATCCGTTGGAGCACACCGGAACCTGCGTGGTGCTGGTCGGTCCGGACGGCGAGCGCACGATGCTGCCGGACGCCGGCGCGAACGGCTCGCTGACCCCGGCAGACCTGCCGGAGCCGTTGTTCGTCGGTGGCGCGCACCTGCACCTGTCCGGCTACACGCTGCTGCACGAGGGATCCCGGATGGCGGGGCTCGCTGCGCTCGACCAGGCCCGCCGCCGCGGCATGACCGCCAGCGTGGACCCCTCCTCGTTCGGGCCGCTGCGCGACATCGGCGTGGCGCGCTTCCTGTCGTGGGTGGACGGCGTCGACCTCCTGCTGGCCAACCGGGAAGAGGCCTGCGCGCTGGCCGGCGAGCCGGATCCGGAGACTGCCGGCCGGTCCCTCGCCGAGTCGTTCGGGACCGTCGTGGTGACGCTCGGCCCTGACGGAGCGCTGTGGCTGACCCGGGGCGCCGCGACGGTCAGCGCGCCGACGCTGGCGGTCGACGTGGTCGACACCACCGGGGCCGGCGACGCCTTCACCGCTGGTCTGCTGCCGGCCTGGGTGGACGGCGCCGAGCCTGCGCTGGCCCTCGCGATGGGCAACCGGCTGGCCAGCCGTGCGGTGTCGACCGTGGGCGCGCGGCCCTGA
- a CDS encoding phosphodiesterase has protein sequence MTELTALGEQLRTDIERSGYYPDLVSDSLGTALAQEPVTSYVVHHEATFDHDELRRHVTVLALTPTRLIVGHTDEHPADDSSPVPYATASTEAVRLDRVDSVVVTRVVAEPAGFRAGGPLRELVLTIGWGAVSRIDLEPASCGDPDCEADHGYTGTASNDDLSLRVSDAADGSDVVAQALLFAAALSAATGRRLA, from the coding sequence ATGACCGAACTCACCGCGCTCGGCGAGCAGCTGCGGACCGATATCGAGCGCAGCGGCTACTACCCCGACCTGGTCTCGGACTCCTTGGGGACCGCGCTCGCGCAGGAACCGGTGACGTCGTACGTCGTCCACCACGAGGCCACGTTCGACCACGACGAGCTGCGCCGCCACGTGACGGTCCTGGCGCTGACCCCGACCCGGCTCATCGTGGGGCACACCGACGAACACCCGGCCGACGACTCCTCGCCGGTCCCGTATGCCACCGCCTCCACGGAGGCGGTCCGGCTGGACCGGGTCGACTCGGTGGTGGTGACCCGGGTGGTCGCCGAACCGGCGGGGTTCCGCGCCGGCGGGCCGTTGCGGGAGTTGGTGCTGACCATCGGCTGGGGCGCGGTCAGCCGGATCGACCTGGAACCGGCGTCGTGCGGCGACCCGGACTGCGAGGCCGACCACGGCTACACCGGGACCGCCAGCAACGATGATCTGTCGCTGCGGGTCTCCGACGCGGCCGACGGCAGTGACGTGGTGGCGCAGGCGCTGCTGTTCGCCGCGGCCCTGTCGGCTGCCACCGGCCGTCGGCTGGCGTGA
- a CDS encoding alkaline phosphatase family protein, producing the protein MTDLRLPPYGAGTIAELLPSVAAGLGVRGYADVLGLGDADRVVVILVDGLGRVALQRHTAITPVLSGLTSWASGLSTGFPSTTTVSLGSLGTGLPPGAHGLVGTVFWLPEADRTLSPLGWRDDPNPIATQPEPTVLERVAAAGVAVTTVSPRSFEQSGLTRAALRGARYRGADGLGERVGEVCAALAAPGRSLVYVYLGDLDKTGHVHGQDSEHWRTELALVDRFVELLCAAVGPATRIVLTADHGMVDCPDSERVDLDADPALNEGLAVLAGEPRARYGYARPGAAADLVAAWQERLAGLADVLSRDDAVARGLFGEVEPGLVDRIGDVIAIARGQVVLASPRTDPVISGLRGQHGALSEAEYAVPLLLWGP; encoded by the coding sequence GTGACCGACCTGCGGCTCCCGCCGTACGGCGCCGGCACCATCGCCGAACTCCTGCCGTCGGTCGCCGCCGGGCTGGGGGTGCGCGGGTACGCCGACGTGCTGGGCCTCGGCGACGCGGACCGCGTGGTGGTGATCCTGGTCGACGGGCTCGGCCGCGTCGCCTTGCAGCGTCATACGGCGATCACCCCGGTGCTGTCCGGGCTGACCTCATGGGCTTCGGGCCTGTCGACCGGCTTCCCGTCGACCACGACGGTGTCGCTCGGGTCGCTCGGCACCGGCCTGCCGCCCGGCGCGCACGGCCTGGTCGGCACCGTCTTCTGGCTGCCTGAAGCTGACCGCACGCTGTCGCCGCTGGGCTGGCGCGACGATCCCAACCCCATCGCCACGCAGCCGGAACCCACTGTGCTGGAACGAGTCGCCGCGGCCGGAGTGGCGGTGACGACGGTATCGCCGCGATCGTTCGAACAGTCCGGACTGACCCGCGCCGCGTTGCGCGGTGCGCGGTACCGCGGCGCGGACGGCCTGGGTGAACGGGTGGGCGAGGTGTGTGCGGCGCTGGCGGCGCCGGGCCGGTCACTGGTGTACGTCTACCTGGGGGACCTGGACAAGACCGGTCACGTCCACGGCCAGGACTCCGAGCACTGGCGCACCGAGCTCGCCCTGGTCGACCGGTTCGTTGAACTGCTCTGTGCCGCAGTCGGTCCGGCGACCCGTATCGTGCTGACCGCCGACCACGGCATGGTCGACTGCCCGGACTCCGAGCGGGTGGATCTGGACGCCGACCCGGCGCTCAACGAGGGTCTGGCGGTGTTGGCGGGCGAGCCGCGGGCGCGCTACGGCTATGCGCGGCCCGGTGCGGCAGCCGACCTGGTCGCCGCGTGGCAGGAACGGCTGGCGGGCTTGGCCGATGTCCTCAGCCGCGACGACGCGGTCGCCCGGGGACTGTTCGGCGAGGTGGAACCCGGCCTCGTCGACCGCATCGGCGACGTCATCGCCATCGCCCGCGGGCAGGTCGTGCTGGCCAGCCCGCGGACCGATCCGGTCATCTCCGGGCTTCGGGGCCAGCACGGCGCGCTGAGCGAAGCGGAGTACGCCGTACCCCTGCTGCTGTGGGGCCCGTGA
- a CDS encoding DUF3071 domain-containing protein, protein MRELTYVRLTDDGAGLLLTAADGDGQEYRVALDERLSATLRRDRNRAAQPVTEPLRPRDIQARIRAGATAEEVAELAGLPVERVRRYEGPVLAEREWVAGQARSCVLRRPEGAVALEDVVTARLQQRGVDPEDVRWDAWRRDDGLWTVLVAYPAAQGDRVATWVYDTAGRTLVAEDDDGRWLTEDPAADEDRRHLVAVPAATDEPPLLDPDLLAPWTSPITEAPPEQAAETGAAYDVPADPAEAGATHDTVPVARRRAARKAKRSSVPTWDEILFGSGRPDE, encoded by the coding sequence ATGCGGGAACTCACCTACGTGCGGCTGACCGACGACGGTGCCGGGCTACTCCTGACCGCGGCCGACGGCGACGGTCAGGAGTATCGCGTCGCCCTCGACGAGCGGCTGTCCGCGACGCTGCGCCGCGACCGGAACCGTGCTGCGCAACCGGTCACCGAACCGCTGCGTCCCCGCGACATCCAGGCGCGCATCCGCGCCGGTGCGACCGCGGAGGAGGTCGCGGAGCTGGCCGGCTTGCCGGTGGAGCGGGTCCGGCGTTACGAAGGGCCGGTCCTGGCCGAGCGCGAATGGGTCGCCGGCCAGGCTCGCAGCTGCGTGCTGCGGCGCCCGGAAGGCGCGGTAGCGCTGGAGGACGTCGTCACCGCGCGGCTGCAGCAGCGCGGCGTCGATCCGGAGGACGTGCGCTGGGACGCCTGGCGGCGGGACGACGGGTTGTGGACCGTCCTGGTCGCCTACCCGGCCGCCCAGGGCGACCGGGTCGCGACCTGGGTGTACGACACCGCCGGACGGACCCTGGTCGCCGAAGACGACGATGGCCGCTGGCTGACCGAGGACCCGGCGGCCGACGAGGACCGTCGGCACCTCGTCGCGGTGCCCGCTGCCACCGATGAGCCGCCGTTGCTCGACCCCGACCTGCTCGCGCCGTGGACGTCCCCGATCACCGAGGCGCCGCCGGAGCAGGCGGCCGAGACCGGGGCGGCGTACGACGTGCCGGCCGATCCGGCCGAGGCCGGTGCGACGCACGACACGGTGCCGGTCGCCCGGCGGCGAGCGGCCCGCAAGGCCAAGCGCAGCAGCGTCCCGACCTGGGACGAGATCCTCTTCGGATCGGGCCGCCCGGACGAGTGA
- a CDS encoding ferrochelatase, translated as MTQLPAEPYDTLLLVSFGGPERMADVLPFLRHVTHGRDVPPERLAAVAAQYEAVGGVSPLNAANRRLLAAIQAKVSDLGLAVAWGNRHAEPFLADTLTALATAGSRRVLAFVTSAYSSYSGCRQYREELAAALGVVRAAGLQPPTVDRLRQYFDHPGFVEPFVDSTLAALAGLPSGSSQVRLLFATHSLPVAAAAVCGPAGGAYVAQHQAVAALVARRVNAETGMDYGWELVFQSRSGPPRVPWLEPDVNDRIDALAQTGTDAVVVVPIGFVSDHMEVVWDLDTVAAQRCRAAGMAFARASTPGTDARFAGMVRELVLERTAGGARRALSPGGPAPDRCPASCCPNPAGRLPAVGEAGPATLSG; from the coding sequence ATGACGCAGCTGCCGGCCGAGCCGTACGACACGTTGCTGCTGGTGTCGTTCGGGGGACCGGAGCGGATGGCCGACGTCCTGCCGTTCCTGCGCCACGTGACGCACGGCCGCGACGTCCCGCCGGAGCGCCTGGCGGCGGTGGCTGCCCAGTACGAGGCAGTCGGCGGCGTCTCGCCGCTCAACGCGGCGAACCGGCGGCTGCTGGCAGCGATCCAGGCCAAGGTCAGCGACCTGGGCCTGGCGGTGGCCTGGGGGAACCGGCACGCCGAGCCGTTCCTTGCCGACACGCTGACCGCGTTGGCGACGGCCGGTTCGCGCCGGGTGCTGGCGTTCGTCACCAGTGCCTATTCGTCGTACTCCGGCTGCCGGCAGTACCGCGAGGAACTCGCCGCCGCGCTCGGCGTCGTGCGGGCCGCGGGGCTGCAGCCGCCCACGGTCGACCGGTTGCGGCAGTACTTCGACCACCCGGGCTTCGTCGAGCCGTTCGTCGACTCGACCCTCGCCGCCCTGGCCGGGCTGCCAAGCGGATCCAGCCAGGTCCGGCTGCTGTTCGCCACGCACTCGCTGCCGGTGGCCGCCGCCGCGGTCTGTGGCCCGGCGGGCGGGGCGTACGTCGCCCAGCACCAGGCTGTCGCGGCCCTGGTCGCGCGCCGGGTCAACGCCGAGACCGGGATGGACTACGGCTGGGAGCTGGTGTTCCAGTCCCGGTCCGGGCCGCCCCGCGTGCCGTGGCTGGAGCCGGACGTGAACGACCGCATCGATGCCTTGGCGCAGACCGGCACGGACGCGGTGGTCGTCGTACCGATCGGTTTCGTCAGCGACCACATGGAGGTCGTCTGGGACCTCGACACGGTCGCCGCGCAGCGGTGCCGCGCGGCCGGCATGGCCTTCGCTCGCGCCAGCACACCGGGCACCGATGCGCGCTTCGCCGGCATGGTGCGCGAGCTGGTCCTCGAACGCACCGCCGGCGGCGCCCGGCGGGCCCTCAGCCCCGGGGGCCCGGCACCGGACCGGTGCCCGGCGTCGTGCTGCCCCAACCCGGCCGGGCGACTGCCGGCCGTCGGCGAGGCCGGACCGGCCACACTGTCCGGGTGA
- a CDS encoding inositol monophosphatase, protein MPGVVLPQPGRATAGRRRGRTGHTVRVIQGAGDGLLDELSALALEAARAAGELLLARPDHLPVDTKSSPTDVVTAMDRRSEELLVSRLLGARPDDGLLGEEGGQRLGTSGVRWVVDPLDGTVNYLYGHPVWAVSVAAEVDGQPAVGVVHCPAVAETYVGVRGRGAWRLAGDGRRALQVGRPPELAAALVGTGFGYTEQRRQSQGRVIGAVLPRVRDVRRVGAASVDLCWVADGRLDAYWEKGLKPWDLAAGQVVATAAGAQVMGLRGMPAGEELVLAAAPGLAGPLHDLLCDLGADED, encoded by the coding sequence GTGCCCGGCGTCGTGCTGCCCCAACCCGGCCGGGCGACTGCCGGCCGTCGGCGAGGCCGGACCGGCCACACTGTCCGGGTGATTCAGGGCGCCGGCGACGGCCTACTCGACGAGTTGTCCGCGCTGGCCCTCGAGGCGGCCCGTGCCGCCGGCGAGCTGTTGCTGGCCCGGCCCGACCACCTCCCGGTGGATACGAAGTCCTCGCCGACCGACGTGGTGACCGCGATGGACCGCCGCAGCGAGGAGCTGCTGGTCAGCCGGCTGCTGGGGGCCCGCCCGGACGATGGCCTGCTCGGGGAGGAGGGCGGGCAGCGGCTCGGCACGTCCGGCGTGCGGTGGGTGGTCGACCCGCTGGACGGCACCGTCAACTATCTGTACGGACACCCGGTGTGGGCCGTGTCGGTCGCGGCCGAGGTCGACGGGCAGCCGGCGGTCGGCGTGGTGCACTGTCCGGCGGTGGCAGAGACGTACGTCGGCGTCCGGGGTCGCGGTGCGTGGCGGCTGGCGGGGGACGGCCGGCGCGCCCTGCAGGTCGGCCGGCCGCCGGAGCTGGCCGCGGCCCTCGTCGGTACCGGCTTCGGCTACACCGAGCAGCGGCGGCAGTCGCAGGGTCGGGTGATCGGCGCCGTACTGCCGCGCGTCCGTGACGTGCGTCGGGTGGGCGCTGCCTCGGTCGACCTCTGCTGGGTCGCCGACGGCCGGTTGGACGCCTACTGGGAGAAGGGCTTGAAGCCGTGGGACCTCGCCGCCGGTCAGGTGGTGGCGACGGCTGCCGGAGCGCAGGTGATGGGCCTGCGGGGGATGCCGGCCGGTGAGGAGCTGGTGCTGGCGGCGGCGCCCGGCCTGGCCGGGCCGCTGCACGACCTGCTGTGCGACCTCGGCGCGGACGAGGACTGA